A genomic stretch from Chroococcidiopsis sp. SAG 2025 includes:
- a CDS encoding NAD(P)/FAD-dependent oxidoreductase, with amino-acid sequence METFEYDVVIIGGGPAGCTCALYTARSGLRTVILDKNPSAGALAITHKIANYPGVRGEMTGSELLDWMREQAVEFGAVYQRAQVFRIEIGETEKKVYTPEGIFMARTLVLASGAMGRTPSIPGEAKYLGRGVSYCATCDAPFYREREVAVIGMSEEAIAEAQVLAKFASTVHWIAPKDTSRLNGAAEEILAHPATKLWSKTRLQQIQGNDTGVTAIELLDMSQKTSQMIPVEGVFIYLQGAQPITDFLNGQVILKPDGGVQVDAMMQTNVPGVWAIGDIRNTPFKQAVVAAADGCIAAMAIDQFLNQRKGIKPDWGRGVQR; translated from the coding sequence ATGGAAACCTTCGAGTATGATGTCGTGATTATTGGTGGCGGTCCAGCAGGATGTACCTGTGCGCTCTACACGGCTCGATCTGGTTTAAGAACTGTGATTCTGGATAAAAACCCGTCTGCTGGAGCACTTGCTATCACTCACAAAATTGCCAACTATCCCGGTGTTCGAGGCGAGATGACTGGCAGCGAACTGCTGGATTGGATGCGGGAGCAAGCAGTTGAGTTTGGTGCTGTTTACCAGCGCGCTCAAGTTTTCAGGATCGAGATTGGGGAAACCGAAAAAAAGGTCTACACGCCAGAGGGGATCTTCATGGCTCGAACGCTGGTGTTGGCATCAGGGGCAATGGGACGTACCCCTTCGATTCCAGGAGAAGCTAAGTATCTGGGTCGGGGAGTGAGCTACTGCGCGACTTGCGATGCCCCGTTTTACCGCGAGCGAGAGGTAGCAGTAATTGGGATGAGTGAAGAGGCGATCGCCGAAGCTCAAGTCCTCGCTAAATTTGCTTCAACCGTGCATTGGATCGCCCCTAAAGACACAAGCAGGCTGAATGGAGCCGCTGAAGAAATTCTGGCTCATCCTGCGACCAAACTCTGGAGTAAGACTCGATTACAACAGATTCAAGGAAATGACACTGGCGTGACAGCCATTGAGTTACTTGACATGAGCCAGAAGACTAGTCAAATGATTCCGGTTGAGGGCGTTTTCATCTACCTGCAAGGCGCTCAACCGATTACCGATTTTCTAAATGGACAAGTGATTTTGAAGCCGGATGGCGGCGTTCAGGTTGATGCAATGATGCAAACTAATGTGCCAGGAGTCTGGGCAATTGGGGATATTCGCAACACGCCTTTTAAGCAAGCAGTCGTTGCAGCAGCGGACGGCTGCATTGCGGCAATGGCAATCGACCAGTTCCTGAATCAGCGCAAAGGTATTAAGCCTGACTGGGGGCGAGGAGTACAAAGATGA
- a CDS encoding cupin domain-containing protein, with protein MATSINQTSVNTQLRDLIDYSKPGVSRQILVNSGSDRFSVVCLTARTALPEHTTRRNVSIIVLEGRGILTLEGREIALEPGVFVYLPANAPHALQATENLAFLHT; from the coding sequence ATGGCTACTTCCATAAACCAAACATCAGTCAATACCCAGCTTCGAGACCTAATTGATTATTCAAAACCAGGCGTTTCGAGGCAGATTTTAGTTAATAGCGGCTCTGACCGCTTCAGCGTTGTCTGTCTTACAGCAAGAACAGCGCTTCCAGAGCATACTACACGTCGTAACGTTTCAATTATAGTTTTAGAAGGACGCGGCATTCTGACACTGGAAGGACGCGAAATTGCTTTGGAACCAGGAGTTTTCGTTTATCTGCCTGCAAACGCACCTCATGCATTGCAGGCAACTGAAAACTTGGCATTCTTGCACACCTAA
- a CDS encoding IS4 family transposase produces MEVEKAYLFMEYFLGNEQAHTITTTVTLRIQILKEKFSQSCGLAFKELLPESVIRQTRSELKMKYKKRLFDPVITLWAFLSQVLDADKSCHNAVSKVIAHLAGEDVEVPSTDTSAYCQARARLPEELLEKLFNCSAQNLEEKVTTEYLWCGRNVKVIDGSTVSMPDTVENQKEYPQPSSQKPGCGFPIAKIGVIFSLVTGAAVASVIDVLNTHDINLARQLYQFLKPLDILIGDRAFCAYADIVAITDIDCDVVFRKHQSRTTSMRKGKIIGVWDFLCDLAQT; encoded by the coding sequence TTGGAGGTAGAAAAAGCTTACTTGTTCATGGAATACTTTCTTGGAAACGAGCAAGCACATACGATAACTACTACTGTGACATTACGAATACAAATCCTCAAGGAGAAATTTAGCCAGAGTTGTGGGCTAGCTTTTAAAGAACTGTTGCCAGAATCTGTAATTAGGCAAACAAGATCTGAGCTAAAGATGAAATACAAAAAGCGTTTATTTGACCCAGTAATAACGTTGTGGGCATTTTTATCACAAGTGTTGGATGCTGACAAAAGCTGCCATAATGCTGTGAGTAAAGTAATCGCACATTTAGCTGGAGAAGACGTAGAAGTTCCTTCAACAGATACGAGTGCTTACTGCCAAGCTAGGGCAAGACTTCCAGAGGAATTATTAGAAAAGCTTTTCAATTGCTCGGCACAAAACCTAGAAGAGAAAGTGACAACAGAATATTTATGGTGTGGTCGAAATGTAAAAGTAATAGATGGCTCAACAGTTTCCATGCCTGATACTGTAGAAAACCAGAAAGAATACCCACAACCCAGTAGCCAAAAGCCGGGATGTGGATTCCCAATTGCCAAAATTGGTGTGATATTTAGTTTAGTAACGGGTGCTGCTGTTGCTTCAGTAATTGATGTTCTGAATACCCATGATATCAATCTGGCTCGTCAACTCTACCAGTTTCTTAAACCATTGGATATCCTGATAGGAGATAGAGCTTTTTGCGCTTACGCCGACATTGTCGCTATCACAGACATAGATTGTGATGTAGTATTCCGTAAACATCAATCCCGCACAACCTCAATGCGAAAAGGGAAAATTATTGGGGTTTGGGACTTTCTTTGTGACTTGGCACAAACCTAA
- a CDS encoding IS701 family transposase, protein MKDQVPAAMPQCFENWCRRFDDVFSRQKQRQEFRVYLGGLLGESQRKNLSQLVTNTVDGSYNSLRHFLNNAPWDEVKLNNRRLEVMHQCRQTTPSQGFTLIVDDSGHRKSGAATDGVGRQYIGEIGKTDNGIVLLTTYLYDGVRRLPLDVALYQHASLFEQGKADPNFQKKPDLALDLVDQCLKRGYRPGVTVIDAGYGNNTPFLKQLESRNLTYVAAIAKNRQVTAQTSGDESARKQGLEAIAQTLAVEQFTPVQLNLEQPRTVWVALLPVHVPKLEGTRWLAIQLNASSFEQATEVDYFLTNASDNQVSAAWVAQTYSARNWVEVFYREAKGWLGLSEYQVRDALSMKRHWVLVFIAYTFILWHQLTGGFRRRWATKPLQTFAEALEAFRTAVEFRLVRWLNEHVDVFASHRAKFGYIWA, encoded by the coding sequence GTGAAAGATCAAGTACCAGCAGCGATGCCGCAGTGCTTTGAGAACTGGTGTCGTCGGTTTGATGATGTATTTTCGCGTCAGAAGCAGCGGCAGGAATTTCGTGTTTATCTAGGGGGACTGCTGGGTGAGAGTCAGCGCAAAAACCTGAGCCAACTGGTCACAAATACAGTAGATGGCTCCTACAACAGCCTCAGACATTTTCTCAACAATGCCCCTTGGGATGAAGTCAAGCTAAATAATCGGCGGTTGGAGGTGATGCACCAGTGTCGCCAGACGACCCCGAGTCAAGGTTTCACATTGATTGTAGATGATTCGGGACATCGCAAAAGTGGTGCGGCTACTGATGGGGTAGGACGGCAGTACATTGGGGAGATTGGCAAGACTGACAATGGTATTGTGCTGCTGACTACCTACTTGTATGATGGAGTGCGACGTCTGCCGTTAGATGTTGCACTCTATCAACACGCAAGTTTATTCGAGCAAGGCAAGGCAGACCCCAACTTCCAGAAAAAACCTGACCTGGCTCTAGACTTGGTTGACCAATGCTTGAAGCGCGGTTATCGACCGGGTGTGACTGTAATTGATGCAGGCTACGGTAATAACACGCCTTTTCTCAAGCAGTTGGAGTCGAGAAACCTAACTTACGTGGCAGCAATCGCCAAAAACCGCCAAGTTACTGCTCAAACATCAGGTGATGAGTCTGCTCGTAAGCAGGGATTAGAAGCTATTGCTCAAACCTTGGCAGTGGAGCAGTTCACACCTGTGCAACTCAATCTGGAGCAGCCCCGGACAGTTTGGGTGGCGCTGTTACCAGTTCACGTTCCGAAGCTCGAAGGCACTCGCTGGCTGGCGATTCAACTCAATGCCTCTAGTTTCGAGCAAGCGACGGAGGTGGATTACTTTCTCACCAATGCCTCTGACAACCAAGTCAGTGCGGCTTGGGTAGCTCAAACATATTCTGCTCGCAACTGGGTGGAGGTCTTCTATCGAGAAGCCAAGGGCTGGTTGGGTTTGAGTGAGTATCAAGTTCGGGATGCTCTGAGTATGAAGCGTCATTGGGTTTTAGTGTTCATCGCTTACACCTTCATCCTTTGGCATCAGTTGACCGGCGGATTCCGCAGACGTTGGGCAACCAAACCCTTACAAACCTTTGCCGAAGCATTGGAGGCATTCCGCACCGCAGTCGAGTTTCGTTTGGTCCGCTGGCTTAATGAGCATGTTGATGTATTTGCCTCTCACAGAGCTAAGTTCGGCTATATTTGGGCTTAG
- a CDS encoding sensor histidine kinase codes for MEDEQKTKEQLIRELAALRQHLVELESAAQQQQATEVIQQQTQRELLVARMSQRIRQSLQLEAVLSTTVVEVRQCLQADRVFIYRFELDWGGAVIVESVVPEWTSILGSKLKDPSFAPTFVQLYKEGRVQATADIYAGELTECYVEFLAQFQVRAALVVPILQADQLWGLLVVNQCVAPRQWQQWEINLLRQLATQLAIALQQAELYQQLQSELEERHKAEQELKRQQQLLAQSNSDLQQFASVASHDLQELLRKIQVFGNQLKEKFSEVLGAQGRDYIERMQSAVGRMQSLIDDLLAFARIATRAQPFGATNLEQVVQEVLSDLEVRLQQTEGKVEVDKLPTIDADPVQMRQLFQNLIGNALKFHRPQTPPAVKIYSQLVAPLQSEAEDSEDVAACQVIVADNGIGFEPKYQERIFQAFQRLHGRSQYEGTGIGLAICRKITERHGGSIKATSMPGQGATFIVTLPMQHQQQLLDERSL; via the coding sequence ATGGAAGATGAGCAAAAGACAAAAGAGCAACTGATTCGAGAGCTAGCTGCACTTCGTCAGCACTTGGTTGAGCTAGAAAGCGCAGCGCAGCAACAGCAGGCAACAGAGGTAATACAACAGCAAACTCAGCGAGAGTTATTGGTAGCAAGGATGTCGCAGCGCATTCGGCAAAGCTTGCAGTTAGAGGCAGTGCTAAGCACAACTGTAGTAGAAGTGCGGCAGTGTCTTCAAGCTGACCGAGTGTTTATCTACCGCTTTGAACTAGACTGGGGTGGAGCGGTGATAGTTGAATCTGTAGTACCTGAATGGACATCAATTTTAGGCAGCAAACTCAAAGATCCGAGTTTTGCTCCAACTTTCGTTCAGTTGTACAAAGAAGGTCGAGTCCAAGCGACAGCAGATATTTATGCGGGAGAACTAACCGAGTGCTACGTAGAGTTTTTGGCGCAGTTTCAAGTCCGGGCGGCTTTAGTAGTACCAATATTGCAAGCAGACCAGTTGTGGGGATTGCTGGTAGTCAATCAATGTGTAGCACCACGACAATGGCAGCAATGGGAAATTAATCTGTTACGCCAACTGGCGACACAGCTGGCGATCGCACTTCAGCAAGCAGAACTTTATCAACAATTGCAAAGCGAACTAGAGGAGCGCCACAAAGCGGAGCAAGAGTTAAAACGTCAACAACAACTCCTAGCGCAGTCCAACAGCGACCTGCAACAATTTGCCTCTGTTGCTTCCCACGATTTACAGGAACTACTACGCAAGATTCAAGTTTTTGGCAATCAGCTCAAAGAGAAATTTAGCGAAGTACTGGGAGCGCAGGGGCGAGATTATATCGAGCGAATGCAAAGCGCTGTCGGTCGGATGCAAAGCTTGATTGATGACCTGCTCGCTTTTGCACGGATTGCCACCAGAGCGCAGCCATTCGGAGCGACGAATCTAGAACAAGTGGTGCAAGAGGTACTGTCTGACTTGGAAGTGCGGTTGCAACAGACAGAAGGAAAAGTAGAAGTAGACAAGCTACCCACCATTGATGCTGACCCAGTACAAATGCGACAACTATTTCAGAATCTGATCGGAAATGCGCTGAAATTTCATCGTCCTCAAACACCACCAGCAGTCAAGATTTATAGCCAACTGGTCGCTCCACTCCAGAGCGAGGCAGAGGACTCAGAAGATGTCGCGGCGTGTCAAGTGATAGTGGCAGACAATGGAATTGGGTTTGAGCCAAAGTATCAGGAGCGGATTTTTCAAGCATTTCAACGCCTACACGGTCGCAGCCAGTACGAAGGCACAGGCATAGGGTTAGCAATTTGCCGCAAGATTACCGAACGGCATGGGGGTAGCATAAAAGCTACAAGTATGCCAGGACAGGGAGCAACATTCATCGTCACGTTGCCAATGCAGCATCAACAGCAGCTACTAGATGAAAGATCGCTGTAA
- a CDS encoding helix-turn-helix domain-containing protein, protein MAQTLGTNRVTVTTILQRLEAEGKIQRQQRRLVVARQEDRTRQSKNM, encoded by the coding sequence TTGGCTCAGACGCTGGGGACGAATCGGGTGACGGTGACCACAATCCTCCAGCGCTTAGAAGCAGAGGGAAAGATCCAGCGGCAGCAACGGCGGCTCGTTGTGGCGCGGCAGGAAGATCGCACTCGTCAGTCAAAAAACATGTAA
- a CDS encoding IS4 family transposase, producing the protein MNQVTLLRDALRPHSAWHGARLSFVAAFLIALLRVKTVNFSELATGFSGKTQTDSHYKRLQRFFRHYEMDYAEIAQAVVTLMNIPEPWVLSIDRTEWQFGECVFNILMLGVVHEGVAFPVVWCLLDKRGNSNSDERMKLFNQFLERFGEREITCLTADREFVGKDWFSYLLSDPLTPFRIRIRENHKLRHGCQSLKVNVLFQNLQVGQHKVLRHKRQLWGDWVYIAALRLEDNSLLVVATQTAPKSAISDYAQRWGIETLFGIFKTRGFCLESTHLTDSERLSKLLALLSLALCWVILTGEWLHQLKPLTIKKHGRRAKSIFRYGFDHLRNIVLNLEQKMNEFLDILQFLSCT; encoded by the coding sequence ATGAATCAGGTTACTTTACTTCGAGATGCCTTGCGCCCTCATTCAGCTTGGCATGGTGCGCGACTAAGCTTTGTGGCAGCATTTCTCATAGCGCTGTTGCGAGTCAAAACTGTCAACTTCAGTGAATTGGCAACCGGATTCAGCGGCAAGACTCAAACCGATTCTCATTACAAACGACTCCAACGATTTTTCCGTCACTATGAAATGGACTACGCCGAAATTGCTCAAGCTGTTGTTACCCTAATGAATATTCCAGAACCCTGGGTACTTTCAATCGACCGTACCGAATGGCAGTTTGGAGAGTGTGTTTTCAATATCCTGATGCTGGGAGTTGTGCATGAGGGAGTTGCGTTTCCTGTGGTGTGGTGTTTACTGGACAAACGGGGGAATTCCAATAGCGATGAGCGGATGAAGTTGTTCAACCAATTTCTAGAGCGCTTTGGTGAGCGTGAAATTACTTGCCTGACCGCAGATCGAGAATTCGTTGGCAAGGATTGGTTTAGCTACCTACTTAGCGATCCGCTCACCCCGTTTCGTATCCGCATTCGCGAAAATCATAAACTTAGACATGGCTGTCAGAGTCTCAAAGTCAATGTCTTGTTTCAGAATCTACAGGTAGGACAGCACAAAGTTCTACGCCACAAAAGACAACTCTGGGGAGATTGGGTCTACATTGCCGCCTTGCGATTAGAGGATAATTCTTTACTAGTCGTTGCCACTCAAACCGCACCTAAATCAGCTATCTCCGACTACGCTCAACGATGGGGAATTGAAACACTTTTCGGCATTTTCAAAACTCGTGGTTTTTGTTTAGAATCTACCCATCTAACCGATTCTGAGCGTTTGAGTAAGCTGCTGGCACTGCTCTCATTAGCCTTATGTTGGGTCATCTTGACGGGTGAATGGTTACACCAACTCAAACCACTTACTATTAAAAAGCATGGACGCAGAGCTAAGAGCATTTTTCGTTATGGCTTTGACCATCTACGAAACATTGTTCTCAATCTGGAGCAGAAAATGAATGAGTTCTTGGATATTCTACAATTTTTGTCCTGTACTTAG
- a CDS encoding type II toxin-antitoxin system VapC family toxin: MTCYVLDTDHLSLYERAHPQVCDRILQVRRQSLDLLATTVVSVEEQYAGRLAQIRKAATPQALVNAYGKLKLTFILFSELDILEYTLDADRYFRSFRQAGIRIGTQDLRIAAITLAHNGILLTRNLRDFEKVPRLSVQDWSI, from the coding sequence ATGACTTGTTATGTATTGGATACAGACCATCTCAGCCTTTACGAACGCGCTCATCCACAGGTATGCGATCGTATTCTCCAGGTACGCCGACAATCTTTAGATTTGCTGGCAACGACGGTAGTTAGCGTAGAAGAACAATACGCTGGAAGACTGGCACAAATTCGTAAAGCTGCTACGCCTCAAGCTCTCGTTAACGCCTATGGGAAGTTGAAGCTAACTTTTATCCTATTTTCTGAATTGGATATTTTGGAATATACTCTCGATGCCGATCGTTATTTTCGCAGTTTCAGGCAAGCAGGTATTCGGATTGGCACTCAAGATTTACGAATTGCTGCGATCACCCTAGCCCACAATGGTATCCTCCTAACTAGAAATCTGCGAGACTTTGAGAAAGTGCCGAGATTGTCTGTTCAAGATTGGTCAATTTAA
- a CDS encoding PAS domain-containing protein translates to MLDRITQLQQENDRLQAELAQLRESEKRYRTLFELGSEGIVRFGYKQPIPLTRSIDEQLELCYRSIYVAEANDAYARMFEYEKVEDTIGLTLNDFHDRHSEITQATMRNWIENQYACHSTETVEFDRHGRKRYFLNSAASTIENGCVVCTWVSQVDITQLRETQQALLEAEQARSQELERINTQLQQTLDLLTESEERYRTLFEISSEGIFRVEYEQPISLHLPIEKQIDWYYRYLRFAEGNATFAAMYGLDNPKDVIGMRLSDIHVAESEQNQDFMRALVENGYQLRNAETEEVDRYGNPRYFLNNIATIIKDGYAIGGWASQLDITELRLAQQALLKAEQERVAELAKTNAALKNSLDHLATELDLNAFLGHVLLEIGQQLQVDLGYLFFYEPNSQILELHMRITPEATELNHELEEDHPFSKSFSTEDLPIWNTLLQTRKPFLITHENAAEHVFRGTLEWQEQQQKHQAGINILLTLADEPIGFLVGL, encoded by the coding sequence ATGCTCGATCGCATTACCCAACTCCAGCAAGAAAACGATCGCCTCCAAGCAGAATTAGCGCAACTACGCGAATCGGAAAAACGCTACCGCACCCTGTTTGAACTCGGCAGTGAAGGCATTGTGCGCTTTGGGTACAAACAGCCGATTCCACTAACGCGATCGATTGACGAACAACTAGAGTTGTGCTATCGCTCAATATATGTTGCTGAAGCAAACGATGCCTACGCTCGGATGTTTGAGTATGAGAAAGTGGAAGATACAATCGGGTTAACGCTGAACGACTTCCACGATCGCCACTCAGAAATTACTCAAGCAACAATGCGTAACTGGATTGAGAACCAGTACGCTTGTCACAGTACAGAAACAGTAGAATTTGATCGCCACGGACGTAAGCGTTACTTTCTCAATAGCGCCGCAAGTACGATCGAGAATGGGTGTGTGGTGTGTACTTGGGTGAGCCAGGTTGACATTACCCAGTTACGCGAAACACAGCAAGCCTTACTCGAAGCAGAACAAGCGCGATCGCAAGAGTTAGAGCGCATCAACACCCAACTGCAACAAACGCTCGATCTCCTCACCGAATCAGAAGAACGCTATCGCACCTTGTTTGAAATCAGTAGCGAAGGCATTTTTCGCGTTGAATACGAACAGCCAATTTCACTGCATTTACCAATTGAGAAACAGATCGATTGGTATTATCGTTATCTGCGTTTTGCTGAAGGAAATGCAACTTTCGCAGCAATGTATGGCTTAGATAACCCTAAAGATGTAATCGGAATGAGACTGAGTGATATTCATGTTGCAGAATCAGAGCAAAATCAAGATTTTATGAGAGCATTAGTTGAAAATGGATATCAACTTCGCAACGCTGAAACTGAAGAAGTCGATCGCTACGGTAATCCACGATATTTTCTTAATAACATCGCAACGATTATCAAAGATGGCTATGCGATCGGTGGTTGGGCTTCGCAACTCGACATCACCGAACTGCGCCTTGCTCAACAGGCATTACTAAAAGCCGAACAAGAACGAGTTGCAGAATTAGCAAAAACCAACGCTGCCTTAAAAAATAGTCTCGATCACCTTGCCACAGAACTCGACCTTAATGCCTTTCTGGGTCACGTCCTGCTCGAAATTGGTCAGCAACTTCAGGTCGATCTGGGTTATCTTTTCTTCTACGAGCCAAACTCGCAGATTCTAGAGTTACATATGCGTATAACTCCAGAAGCAACCGAATTAAACCATGAACTTGAAGAAGACCATCCATTCTCAAAATCATTTTCTACTGAAGATTTGCCGATTTGGAATACCTTACTACAAACTCGAAAGCCATTTTTGATTACTCATGAAAATGCGGCAGAACATGTGTTCCGTGGAACTCTAGAATGGCAGGAACAACAGCAAAAACATCAAGCTGGAATTAATATTCTACTTACCCTTGCAGACGAACCGATTGGTTTCTTAGTGGGACTTTAA
- a CDS encoding GAF domain-containing sensor histidine kinase yields MLHLSYKVPLVIVSTRSTRRSFTPEELELAQALAHQATLAIKLTRLAEEAKLAALAKLNEVIACEREKAAQERAAQLAKANEALKGSLTMLALEPSLDKLLGYVLQAISDSLGDRSGAVYLFDDSDDTTTLHLNYENGHLQQGEQIDHPAATLRRPPQEWDRLYLPLLRQNQVLIHHESEFASPAYDPYRQHNAQRGIKTLLFVPLLFGEQLLGSITLRSTQHRDYTLEELELAHALAHQATLAIQLTRLAARECDRAILEERNRMARDIHDSLAQAFTGIILQLEAAKRKIAATQPEAAQNCLSRARSLAASGLSEARRSVRALRPEVLESDDLPNALRYIVEQMSWNTDVKITLQIDGTPRPIPVNVEVNLLRIGQEAMTNALRHANAQNIRLNLLFEPQAVHLQIRDDGQGFEPQVQLTNGGFGLIGMQERSAQIGGQLRLVSSIGRGTEAIVTVPI; encoded by the coding sequence TTGCTCCATCTTTCTTACAAAGTCCCATTAGTAATAGTATCTACTCGATCTACTCGACGCAGCTTTACCCCAGAAGAGCTAGAACTTGCTCAAGCTCTTGCCCACCAAGCAACTTTGGCAATTAAACTGACGCGACTGGCAGAGGAAGCAAAACTTGCAGCTTTAGCGAAGCTTAACGAAGTTATCGCCTGCGAACGAGAAAAAGCGGCTCAAGAACGCGCCGCCCAGCTAGCAAAAGCAAACGAAGCCCTAAAGGGATCGCTCACCATGCTTGCCCTAGAGCCATCTTTAGATAAGCTTTTAGGTTATGTGTTGCAGGCAATTTCCGACTCTTTAGGCGATCGCTCTGGTGCAGTTTACCTGTTCGACGACAGCGACGATACGACAACGCTACACCTCAACTATGAAAACGGACACCTGCAACAGGGAGAACAGATCGACCATCCCGCCGCTACTCTCCGCCGCCCACCTCAAGAGTGGGATCGGCTATATCTACCACTGCTACGCCAAAATCAAGTTTTGATTCATCATGAATCTGAATTTGCCTCCCCAGCCTACGATCCGTACCGTCAACATAACGCCCAGCGCGGGATTAAAACTCTTCTATTTGTACCGTTGTTATTTGGAGAGCAATTATTAGGCAGCATCACCCTCCGCAGCACCCAACACCGCGACTACACCCTAGAAGAACTAGAATTAGCCCACGCCCTCGCCCACCAAGCCACACTTGCAATCCAACTCACTCGACTGGCAGCTCGCGAGTGCGATCGCGCCATCTTAGAAGAACGCAATCGCATGGCACGCGACATTCACGATAGTCTCGCCCAAGCCTTTACAGGCATTATCTTACAACTCGAAGCTGCCAAGCGCAAAATCGCCGCTACCCAACCGGAAGCTGCTCAAAACTGCCTCAGTCGCGCCCGTAGCCTTGCCGCTTCTGGACTTTCCGAAGCCCGTCGCTCGGTTCGCGCCCTGCGTCCCGAAGTCCTGGAATCGGACGATTTGCCCAACGCCTTACGTTATATTGTCGAGCAAATGTCTTGGAATACAGACGTAAAAATTACGTTACAAATCGACGGTACACCGCGCCCGATTCCGGTTAATGTTGAAGTCAACCTGTTACGTATCGGACAAGAAGCCATGACTAACGCCCTACGTCATGCCAATGCCCAAAATATTCGCCTCAATTTATTGTTTGAACCCCAAGCAGTACATTTACAAATCCGCGATGACGGACAGGGTTTTGAGCCGCAGGTGCAACTGACAAATGGCGGCTTCGGCTTGATTGGGATGCAGGAGCGATCTGCTCAGATCGGCGGACAGCTTAGACTAGTAAGCAGCATCGGACGGGGAACCGAAGCGATCGTCACGGTTCCAATTTAA
- a CDS encoding Uma2 family endonuclease, giving the protein MFAIVSPEKIYLPPGTVVRMPATWENYLSLCQQRGDGSIPRIKYRTGEVLLMSPLPKHGRDASLIADIIKVLLDNNGREYDSFTPVTMELPPISGIEPDYCFYIDNWEAVSGKERIDWRVDPPPDLVLEIDVTSYSEVNDYLPYRVPEVWLFRQNQLAIYQLQATEYLLSTHSRYFPDLNLQELIIKYRQIAYDRNTSMAIRQLRQWLAQG; this is encoded by the coding sequence ATGTTTGCGATCGTCTCACCAGAAAAAATTTACCTCCCACCTGGAACTGTAGTGCGAATGCCTGCTACTTGGGAAAACTACCTGAGTTTGTGTCAGCAACGCGGTGATGGTTCTATTCCTCGGATTAAATATCGAACTGGAGAAGTTTTGCTAATGTCGCCACTGCCCAAACACGGACGCGATGCTAGCCTCATTGCTGACATAATTAAAGTCTTACTCGATAACAACGGGCGCGAATATGACTCTTTTACACCCGTGACAATGGAACTTCCACCAATCAGTGGTATTGAGCCGGATTACTGTTTTTACATCGACAACTGGGAAGCTGTATCTGGCAAAGAACGCATTGATTGGCGCGTCGATCCTCCCCCTGACTTGGTGCTGGAAATTGACGTGACAAGCTACTCCGAGGTGAATGACTACCTACCCTACCGAGTGCCGGAAGTTTGGTTGTTTCGGCAAAATCAATTAGCTATTTATCAGTTACAAGCAACAGAATACTTGCTGTCAACCCACAGTCGATATTTCCCCGATCTCAATCTTCAAGAGTTGATTATCAAATACAGACAAATTGCCTATGATCGCAATACTAGTATGGCAATTCGCCAACTCAGACAATGGTTAGCGCAAGGTTAA
- a CDS encoding response regulator transcription factor, translating into MTQTTTIRILIAEDHAVVRQGLAAIISDEPDMNAIAQARDGQQAIKLYRQHQPDVVLMDLQMPKVDGVTAIASIKAEFPDACLLVLTTYDGDEDIYRGLQAGARGYLLKDATAEELLDAIRVVHQGRKYIPPQVAAKLAERFNNTELTEREIEVLQLLVLGKSNLEIGNMLSITERTAKFHVNNILHKLGVSDRTQAVIHALKRGLARLDT; encoded by the coding sequence ATGACGCAAACAACCACTATTCGCATTTTAATTGCTGAAGACCATGCGGTTGTCCGCCAGGGACTCGCTGCGATTATCAGCGACGAACCGGATATGAACGCGATCGCCCAAGCACGAGACGGACAGCAAGCGATTAAACTTTACCGCCAACACCAGCCTGATGTAGTGCTGATGGATCTGCAAATGCCCAAAGTTGATGGAGTCACCGCGATTGCCTCTATTAAAGCCGAATTTCCCGATGCTTGTCTGCTCGTCCTCACCACCTACGACGGCGACGAAGATATCTATCGCGGCTTGCAAGCAGGCGCGAGGGGCTATTTACTCAAAGATGCTACCGCCGAAGAACTACTCGATGCCATCCGTGTCGTGCATCAAGGACGCAAATACATTCCACCACAAGTCGCAGCCAAGTTAGCCGAACGATTTAATAATACCGAATTGACCGAGCGGGAAATCGAGGTACTTCAGCTTCTGGTTTTGGGGAAAAGCAATTTAGAAATTGGTAATATGCTTAGCATTACCGAGCGCACGGCTAAGTTTCACGTCAATAATATTTTGCACAAACTAGGGGTAAGCGATCGCACTCAAGCAGTGATTCATGCGCTCAAGCGCGGATTGGCGCGGCTAGATACCTAA